The window GAACCGGTATCGCAATTGGTAAATTGCGATACCGGCGGCGTCTTTCGGGCGCGTTTCCTTTGGTTCGTTTCGTTGTCGCGTAACAACGAAATGAACCCGAGGCGCGCTGGCGGGTCAGCGCTTTCAAAATCCGGCTCGCCCGCAGGGCGCACATATTGGATAGGTTGGGATTTGATCACCCCTCCCTGACCCTCCCCTTGAAGGGGAGGGAATAAAACATGAGGTGCGAGAGCCCGCTTTCAGGATACAGGCCGCCCGCAGGGCGATCATTTAGATAGAAGCTGGATGCCTGATCACCCCTCCCTGACCCTCCCCTTGCAGGGGAGGGAATAAAACATCAGGCGCGAGAGCCCGCTTTCAGGATACAGGCCGCCCGCAGGGCGATCATTTAGATAGAAGCTGGATGCCTGATCACCCCTCCCTGACCCTCCCCTTGCAGGGGAGGGAATAAAACATCAGGCGCGAGAGCCTGCTTTCAAGATACAGTCCACCCGAAGAGCGAACATTTAGATAAAGACTGGATGCTTGATCACCCTCCCTGACCCTCCCCTTGCAGGGGAGGGAATAAATAAGGAGAGAAGGAGCCTATTTGAACAGGGCGTCGACGGAGAAGCCGTCCTTCTCGAGGATGTCGCGCAGCTTCTTCAGCGCTTCCAGCTGGATCTGCCGTACCCGCTCGCGGGTCACGCCGATGGTGTTGCCCACCTCTTCCAGGGTAGCGACGTCATAGCCATGCAGGCCAAAGCGCCGCTCCACCACTTCGCGCTGTTTTTCGCTGAGCTGGGCCAGCCATTGCTCGATGTTGGCCTTGACGTCGTCATCCTGCAGCAAGCTGACCGGATCGGAATTGTTCTCGTCGGGGATGGCATCGAGCAGGGAGTTGTCGGCGTCGTGACCCATGGGCGAGTCGACCGAGGCGATGCGCTCGTTGAGGCCGAGCATTTTTTTCACCTCTTCGATCGGCTTGTCGAGCATCTCGGCGACCTCTTCGGTGGTCGGCTCGTGATCCAGGGTCTGCGACAGATGCCGGGCGGCACGCAAATAGATGTTGATCTCCTTGACCACGTGGATCGGCAACCGGATAGTGCGGGTCTGGTTCATGATGGCCCGCTCGATGGTCTGGCGAATCCACCAGGTGGCGTAGGTGGAGAAACGAAAACCGCGTTCGGGGTCGAACTTTTCCACCGCGCGAATCAGGCCGAGGTTGCCCTCTTCGATGAGATCCAGCAGCGCGAGCCCGCGGTTGAGGTAGCGGCGGGCAATCTTGACCACCAGGCGCAGGTTGGATTCGATCATTTTCTTGCGCGCGGCGGCGTCGCCCTTGAGGGCCTTGCGCGAATAGAATTTTTCTTCCTCGGCCGTCAGCAACGGCGAATAGCCGATCTCGCTGAGGTATAAACGGGTAGCGTCGAGCTGACCTTCGGGAATCACGCCGGGCTCATACCGATGCGGTTCCTCGATCGGCGCAGTGGCCGTATCGTCCACATCGTCCCCCATGACCAGTTCTTCCGCATTATCGTCCTCGTGCGGGAAGTG of the Thiohalophilus sp. genome contains:
- the rpoS gene encoding RNA polymerase sigma factor RpoS; protein product: MHFPHEDDNAEELVMGDDVDDTATAPIEEPHRYEPGVIPEGQLDATRLYLSEIGYSPLLTAEEEKFYSRKALKGDAAARKKMIESNLRLVVKIARRYLNRGLALLDLIEEGNLGLIRAVEKFDPERGFRFSTYATWWIRQTIERAIMNQTRTIRLPIHVVKEINIYLRAARHLSQTLDHEPTTEEVAEMLDKPIEEVKKMLGLNERIASVDSPMGHDADNSLLDAIPDENNSDPVSLLQDDDVKANIEQWLAQLSEKQREVVERRFGLHGYDVATLEEVGNTIGVTRERVRQIQLEALKKLRDILEKDGFSVDALFK